Proteins encoded within one genomic window of Mycolicibacterium aubagnense:
- a CDS encoding IS256 family transposase, with protein sequence MTTAHNIDLPTVLAERLTTAHPDVLRELLATFIHTLMGAEADALCGAGYGERSAERNSRNGYRHRQFDTRAGTLDLAIPKLRQGSYFPDWLLERRKRAERALTTVVATCYLLGVSTRRMDKLVETLGITSLSKSQVSVMAKELDAAVEAFRTRPLDAGPYTFVAADALVLKVREAGRVVNVHALIAVGVNAEGYREILGIDVTTAEDGAGWLTFWRSLTARGLSGVKLVTSDAHAGLVAAIGATLPGAAWQRCRTHYTTNLMSVTPKSSWPWVRTLLHSVFDQPDAESVAAQYDRIIDALSDKLPNVADHLEAARPDLLAFTAFPKQIWRQIWSNNPQERLNKEIRRRTDVVGIFPDRAALIRLVGAVLAEQHDEWAESRRYLGLDVLSKSRTVNDTPTEQEATPAALPA encoded by the coding sequence ATGACCACTGCCCACAATATCGATCTGCCCACTGTGCTGGCCGAACGACTCACCACTGCCCATCCCGACGTGCTGCGCGAGCTGCTGGCCACGTTCATCCACACCCTGATGGGCGCCGAAGCCGACGCCCTATGCGGTGCCGGCTACGGCGAACGCTCGGCTGAGCGCAATTCCCGCAACGGCTACCGACACCGTCAATTCGACACCCGTGCAGGGACTTTGGATCTTGCGATCCCGAAGCTGCGGCAAGGATCCTACTTCCCGGACTGGCTGCTGGAGCGCCGTAAACGCGCCGAGCGGGCCCTGACCACGGTGGTGGCGACGTGTTACCTGCTTGGTGTCTCGACGCGGCGGATGGACAAGCTGGTCGAGACCCTGGGCATCACGTCGTTGTCGAAGTCGCAGGTGTCGGTGATGGCCAAGGAACTCGACGCCGCCGTGGAGGCGTTCCGGACCCGGCCGCTCGATGCCGGCCCGTATACGTTCGTCGCTGCGGACGCTCTGGTGCTCAAGGTGCGTGAAGCCGGCCGGGTGGTCAACGTGCACGCCCTGATCGCCGTCGGGGTCAACGCCGAGGGCTACCGCGAGATCCTGGGAATCGATGTCACGACCGCTGAGGACGGGGCGGGCTGGTTGACGTTCTGGCGGTCGTTGACCGCCCGCGGCCTGTCCGGGGTCAAACTGGTCACCAGCGACGCCCACGCCGGGCTGGTCGCCGCCATCGGGGCCACCCTGCCCGGAGCGGCGTGGCAGCGCTGCAGAACCCACTACACGACCAACCTGATGTCCGTCACTCCCAAGAGTTCGTGGCCCTGGGTGCGCACCCTGCTGCACTCGGTGTTCGACCAACCTGACGCTGAATCCGTTGCTGCTCAATATGATCGGATCATCGACGCATTGTCCGACAAGCTGCCCAATGTCGCCGATCACCTCGAAGCGGCGCGGCCGGATCTGCTGGCGTTCACCGCGTTCCCCAAGCAGATCTGGCGCCAGATCTGGAGCAACAATCCCCAGGAACGACTCAACAAGGAGATCCGCCGGCGCACCGACGTCGTGGGCATCTTCCCCGACCGCGCGGCCCTGATCCGTCTCGTCGGAGCAGTGCTGGCCGAACAACACGACGAATGGGCCGAGTCGCGGCGCTACCTCGGCCTCGACGTTCTGAGCAAATCACGCACCGTCAACGACACCCCAACCGAACAGGAGGCTACCCCCGCGGCACTGCCCGCCTGA
- a CDS encoding GNAT family N-acetyltransferase produces MKIEHTPVGYLPPATFSAPAWQCRETPWSGEKITVRDLEPDDFPAVMALAGNLGGDGLYLRFFTYGAMYLAAWEHSVTEYVPGNVSLGAFDGNDLVAVGKYVATGEFGAGEISIVVAHRNHRGIATVLLRRLGDYARSAGTQRLVADVLPQNRAVRRVIADAGWPCIQRRDDEMLTVEVDLTASLSATCAVR; encoded by the coding sequence ATGAAGATCGAGCACACTCCGGTCGGGTACCTGCCACCGGCCACCTTCTCGGCGCCGGCGTGGCAATGTCGCGAAACGCCCTGGAGCGGAGAGAAGATCACTGTGCGCGATCTCGAACCCGATGACTTCCCCGCAGTCATGGCGCTCGCCGGCAACCTCGGCGGTGATGGACTCTACCTCCGGTTCTTCACCTACGGCGCGATGTATCTGGCCGCATGGGAACACTCCGTGACCGAGTATGTACCCGGCAACGTCTCACTCGGCGCCTTCGACGGCAACGACCTTGTTGCCGTCGGAAAGTATGTCGCCACCGGCGAGTTCGGTGCCGGGGAAATCTCCATCGTGGTCGCGCACCGCAATCACCGCGGGATCGCCACGGTGCTACTGAGGCGGCTCGGTGACTATGCCAGATCCGCAGGAACACAACGCCTGGTTGCTGACGTGCTACCGCAGAATCGCGCTGTGCGCCGGGTCATCGCAGACGCCGGCTGGCCGTGCATTCAGCGTCGCGACGACGAGATGCTCACCGTGGAAGTCGACCTGACTGCATCGCTGTCTGCCACATGTGCTGTGAGGTGA
- a CDS encoding erythromycin esterase family protein: protein MSPRNSTQHAPRRVFRDRREAGRALAELLTAYRDKPDVVVLGLARGGIPVAWEIAAALGAPLDAFVVRKLGAPGHEEFAMGALASGGRVVINDDVVRALRVSPQRLSEIAEREGRELQRREVAYRDGRPPVDVTGKTVIVVDDGLATGASMFAAVQALREADPKEIVVAVPAASESSCRQFAGLVEDVVCASMPSPFRAVGESFWDFSQVSDSEVRELLATPTLRPAVGTRLRGKTPAEVIGAAAIDAPDGIPPTEVLEELIGDAKVVLIGEASHGTHEFYAARAAITKWLIREKGFCAVAAEADWPDAYRVNRYVRGAGHDESSDQALSGFERFPAWMWRNVVVRDFVDWLRRHNVECANRNERMTGFYGLDLYSLHRSMGEVIAYLDKIDPRAAARARERYSCFDHVSSADDGQAYGFKAAFGAGASCERQAIEQLVEMQRNAVEVARRDGLLHEDEAFYARQNAQTVRDAEVYYRAMFGGRVASWNLRDTHMVHTLTALLDHLGRDGAPAPKIVVWAHNSHVGDARATEVGNDGQLTLGQLVRERYGNDCRLIGFSTYAGSVTAASEWGGIAERKAVRPALNGSIEELLHEVGRESFFVSPLITDAAAEPLSVVRLGRAIGVIYLPATERQSHYYHVRPADQYDAMIHIDRTRALEPLEPTSVWHAGETPETYPSGL from the coding sequence ATGTCACCTCGAAACTCGACACAGCATGCACCCCGGCGCGTGTTCCGCGACCGCCGGGAGGCGGGGCGTGCGTTGGCCGAACTGTTGACCGCGTACCGCGACAAGCCGGACGTCGTCGTGCTCGGCTTGGCCAGAGGCGGCATCCCTGTCGCGTGGGAAATCGCCGCTGCGCTCGGCGCACCGTTGGACGCGTTCGTCGTCCGGAAACTGGGTGCACCCGGACACGAGGAATTCGCGATGGGGGCACTGGCGAGCGGAGGTCGTGTCGTCATCAACGATGACGTGGTTCGAGCCCTGCGGGTTTCGCCGCAGCGGCTGTCCGAAATCGCCGAGCGGGAGGGCCGTGAACTGCAGCGGCGGGAAGTCGCCTATCGCGACGGCCGACCGCCGGTCGACGTCACCGGCAAGACCGTCATCGTGGTCGATGACGGACTGGCGACCGGTGCCAGCATGTTCGCTGCTGTGCAGGCGCTGCGGGAGGCAGACCCGAAAGAGATCGTGGTGGCGGTGCCCGCGGCCTCTGAATCGAGCTGCCGGCAGTTCGCCGGCCTCGTCGAGGACGTCGTGTGCGCCAGCATGCCGTCGCCATTTCGTGCAGTAGGCGAATCCTTCTGGGATTTCAGCCAAGTCAGCGATTCGGAAGTGCGAGAGCTGCTGGCGACACCTACGCTGCGTCCGGCGGTCGGCACCCGCTTGCGGGGGAAGACTCCTGCCGAGGTCATAGGCGCCGCGGCGATCGATGCGCCCGACGGAATCCCACCCACTGAGGTGCTGGAGGAGCTGATCGGTGACGCGAAGGTCGTCCTCATCGGAGAGGCCTCACACGGTACCCACGAGTTCTACGCCGCACGTGCTGCTATCACGAAATGGCTGATCCGCGAGAAAGGCTTTTGTGCTGTTGCGGCAGAAGCGGATTGGCCGGATGCGTACCGGGTGAACAGGTACGTGCGGGGAGCCGGTCACGATGAATCCTCCGACCAGGCACTGAGCGGGTTTGAACGATTTCCGGCCTGGATGTGGCGGAATGTGGTGGTTCGGGATTTCGTCGACTGGCTGCGCCGGCACAATGTCGAGTGCGCGAATCGCAACGAGAGGATGACCGGCTTCTACGGTCTGGACCTGTACAGCCTGCATCGTTCGATGGGCGAGGTGATCGCCTACCTCGACAAGATCGATCCGCGGGCAGCTGCGCGGGCGCGAGAACGCTACTCGTGCTTCGACCACGTCTCGTCGGCCGACGACGGACAGGCATACGGGTTCAAGGCGGCGTTCGGCGCGGGCGCGTCATGTGAACGCCAGGCGATCGAGCAACTCGTCGAAATGCAGCGCAACGCGGTGGAAGTGGCCCGGCGGGACGGTCTACTGCATGAAGACGAGGCGTTCTATGCCCGGCAAAATGCCCAGACGGTTCGTGATGCCGAAGTCTATTACCGCGCAATGTTCGGTGGCCGCGTCGCGTCCTGGAATCTGCGCGACACCCACATGGTTCACACGTTGACCGCGCTGCTGGATCATCTCGGTCGCGACGGTGCGCCGGCACCGAAAATCGTTGTGTGGGCGCACAACTCGCATGTCGGCGATGCGCGCGCGACGGAAGTGGGCAACGACGGGCAGCTCACCCTCGGCCAGCTTGTTCGGGAACGCTATGGAAACGACTGCCGTCTCATCGGCTTCAGCACCTACGCGGGCAGTGTTACGGCGGCCAGCGAATGGGGTGGCATCGCCGAACGCAAGGCGGTACGTCCGGCGCTCAACGGCAGCATAGAAGAGCTCTTGCACGAAGTGGGTAGGGAATCGTTCTTCGTCTCGCCGTTGATCACCGATGCGGCCGCCGAGCCGCTTTCGGTGGTACGCCTCGGACGTGCCATCGGCGTGATCTATCTGCCTGCCACCGAACGGCAGAGCCACTATTACCACGTACGGCCGGCTGACCAATACGACGCGATGATCCACATCGATCGGACCCGCGCGCTCGAACCGCTGGAACCGACAAGCGTCTGGCATGCGGGCGAAACTCCCGAAACGTATCCGTCCGGACTGTGA
- a CDS encoding Rv1733c family protein — protein MTQNRCPSSLERKDIGLCLRAAPGSQTRGRMQRHVARDPTEESAMDEYTWSPFAEVWHRNVMCFSRSPLVRRSDRLEAGARLAALIFALVLIAPVAAFGTSVYDQQRQALARQSVEWHTVDATALENSSVISRIGAVDFRSHVSWRAGGSDHSAWFVGPQNLKSGDRTSVWVNSRGEYVGPPQTRDEVSAAAFGAAAMMWLGFTGSLYLAVQVLRWWLDRKRHAGWAAEWHELDRDGGGRKDRYRK, from the coding sequence ATGACGCAGAATCGATGCCCATCGTCATTGGAACGCAAGGACATTGGTCTCTGCCTGAGGGCGGCTCCTGGGTCGCAAACTAGGGGTCGCATGCAGCGCCACGTCGCGCGAGACCCAACCGAGGAGTCCGCCATGGACGAGTACACCTGGAGCCCGTTCGCTGAGGTATGGCACCGAAACGTCATGTGCTTTTCCCGAAGCCCACTGGTGCGTCGCAGCGACCGTCTCGAAGCCGGTGCGCGACTGGCGGCGTTGATCTTTGCGCTTGTTCTGATCGCCCCGGTCGCGGCGTTCGGCACATCTGTCTACGACCAGCAGAGGCAGGCGTTGGCGCGGCAATCTGTCGAGTGGCACACCGTCGACGCAACTGCTCTAGAGAACAGCAGCGTCATATCGCGTATCGGGGCGGTTGATTTCCGATCGCACGTCAGCTGGCGCGCCGGCGGATCCGACCACAGTGCCTGGTTTGTCGGGCCCCAGAATTTGAAGTCCGGTGATCGGACATCGGTTTGGGTGAACAGCCGGGGTGAATACGTTGGCCCACCGCAGACCCGCGATGAGGTGTCTGCCGCGGCTTTCGGTGCGGCAGCCATGATGTGGTTGGGGTTCACCGGAAGCCTTTACCTGGCCGTCCAGGTCTTGCGCTGGTGGCTTGACCGCAAGCGACATGCGGGTTGGGCTGCCGAATGGCATGAACTTGATCGGGACGGTGGCGGGAGAAAGGACCGCTACCGCAAGTAG
- a CDS encoding CYTH and CHAD domain-containing protein encodes MSQPVLRGVWPQSVDTVYFDTASHDLAAHRVSLRRCTGGGNAGWQLTLPAGPNADTHTRIPLKGDDESVPDALRDTVLAIVRDRPLVPVAPAGTGHRVSKQAVRKLDSAHRAVSEQIEKLLEWDRAVRVDAPDGVHQMRVTIRTIRSLLQASPAAFGLANDASLLEELRELATVLGMARDAEVLADRYQRALDELPAKLIRGPIRDRLIDGAHDRYRTGLRASVTAMRSSRYFRLLDALDSLTGIQSSAAATPVTPSAAKNIADGYERIRKRVNAAATADAEHHDVMLHRIRKSAKRLRYIAAAGGATKVSDAAKVIQTLLGDHQDSVVSRANLAEQVEAANAAGEDTFTYGLLYQQETDLAHDCERELPAALKSLKRAVHTVV; translated from the coding sequence ATGAGCCAACCGGTACTGAGGGGGGTATGGCCGCAATCGGTGGACACTGTCTACTTCGACACCGCGAGCCATGATCTGGCTGCGCACCGCGTGTCTTTGAGGCGCTGTACCGGCGGCGGCAACGCGGGCTGGCAACTGACACTGCCGGCAGGACCCAACGCCGACACGCACACCCGAATTCCTTTGAAGGGCGATGACGAAAGCGTCCCTGACGCGCTGCGAGACACCGTGTTGGCTATTGTCCGCGACCGTCCCTTGGTGCCGGTGGCTCCTGCTGGAACCGGCCACCGGGTATCGAAACAAGCTGTGCGCAAGCTGGACTCGGCGCACCGAGCGGTCAGTGAGCAGATCGAGAAGCTGCTGGAGTGGGACCGCGCGGTGCGCGTCGACGCGCCGGATGGGGTGCATCAGATGCGGGTCACGATTCGCACGATCCGCAGTCTCCTACAGGCTTCACCGGCAGCGTTCGGACTGGCGAACGACGCTTCGCTGCTCGAAGAGCTGAGAGAGTTGGCCACTGTGTTGGGCATGGCTCGCGACGCCGAAGTGTTGGCCGACCGATATCAGCGGGCCCTCGACGAGTTGCCCGCGAAGCTGATTCGTGGCCCGATCCGCGACCGTCTGATCGATGGTGCCCACGACCGCTATCGGACGGGGCTGCGGGCATCGGTCACTGCGATGCGCTCGTCGCGGTACTTCAGGCTGCTTGATGCCCTGGACTCGCTGACGGGGATTCAGTCGTCGGCCGCAGCGACCCCGGTGACACCGTCGGCCGCCAAAAACATCGCAGATGGCTACGAGCGCATCCGCAAGAGGGTCAACGCGGCGGCCACCGCCGACGCTGAGCACCATGACGTGATGCTGCACCGTATTCGCAAAAGTGCCAAGCGTTTACGCTACATCGCGGCAGCCGGTGGAGCGACGAAGGTGTCTGACGCCGCGAAGGTCATCCAGACGCTGCTCGGCGATCACCAGGACAGTGTCGTGAGCCGCGCCAACCTCGCTGAACAGGTCGAGGCAGCCAATGCGGCGGGGGAGGACACCTTCACCTATGGCTTGTTGTACCAACAGGAAACCGACCTCGCTCATGACTGCGAGCGGGAACTGCCCGCCGCGCTGAAGTCTCTCAAAAGGGCCGTTCACACGGTTGTGTGA
- a CDS encoding SulP family inorganic anion transporter — protein MTITSRAMRWSPIVAQLRSYQFSWLRGDLVAGASVAAYLVPQVMACALLAGMPPLTALWGAVVAQIAYVLFGSSNRLSIGPESSTALLTGTVLIPIAGGDVVLHQALAAVLAGIVGLVCLVGSSARLGFLANLLSRPILIGYITGIAAVMLVGQIGGITGVPLPDERIPAVARAIPDVVRGLHVPTLILAASVLALLFTLDRRAPKLPGPAIAVLAATILASWRSDWFRGAKTLGSVPEPIQAIGLPHLTSDHLSALVLPAIGISIVAFSDAVLTARAFSTPGDQELNPNTELRALGVANIAAGLVRAFPVSASASRTGLARAVGGTTQLYSIAVVLIVSVVASFGRNTLSHIPVAVLGALVIYAAIRMIDVAEYRRLARFRPSELVLACATTVAVLGLGVLNGVLVAVGLSILDLLRRIAHAHDSVLGFVPGLAGMHDVDDYPDAAPLPGLVVYRYDAPLCFANAQDFLSRALAAVDETGGQVDWFILNAEANVEVDLTALDALDRLREDLSQRGIVFGIARVKQHLRDALAAAGLLARIGEDRIFPTLPTAVDAFRNR, from the coding sequence ATGACGATCACGAGCCGCGCCATGCGCTGGTCCCCGATTGTCGCGCAGCTCAGGTCGTATCAATTCAGCTGGCTTCGCGGCGACCTCGTCGCGGGTGCGTCGGTGGCCGCTTATCTGGTTCCGCAGGTGATGGCGTGCGCACTGCTGGCAGGCATGCCTCCGCTGACCGCGCTATGGGGTGCCGTCGTGGCCCAAATCGCATACGTACTGTTCGGTTCCTCCAATCGACTGTCCATCGGCCCGGAGTCGTCCACGGCGTTGCTCACCGGAACCGTGCTGATCCCGATCGCCGGCGGTGACGTCGTCCTTCATCAAGCGCTGGCAGCGGTACTCGCTGGAATCGTCGGCCTCGTTTGCCTGGTTGGCTCGTCAGCCCGACTGGGATTCCTGGCCAATCTGCTGTCACGCCCCATTCTGATCGGCTACATCACCGGGATCGCTGCGGTGATGCTCGTCGGCCAGATCGGTGGAATCACCGGGGTGCCACTGCCGGATGAGCGGATACCCGCTGTCGCCCGAGCCATTCCAGACGTAGTGCGTGGATTACATGTCCCGACGCTCATCTTGGCAGCATCGGTACTTGCCCTGTTGTTCACACTGGATCGACGAGCACCGAAACTACCCGGCCCGGCGATTGCGGTCCTGGCCGCCACCATCCTGGCGTCATGGCGGTCAGACTGGTTCCGCGGTGCGAAAACACTTGGCAGTGTTCCAGAGCCGATACAGGCGATCGGACTTCCCCATCTCACCTCAGACCACCTGTCGGCGCTGGTCCTCCCTGCCATCGGAATCTCCATCGTGGCCTTCTCCGATGCCGTGCTCACCGCACGAGCATTCTCGACGCCTGGCGATCAGGAGCTCAACCCGAACACTGAATTGCGCGCGCTGGGGGTAGCCAACATCGCTGCGGGCCTGGTTCGCGCCTTTCCAGTCAGCGCCAGTGCAAGCCGTACCGGACTGGCACGTGCAGTCGGCGGCACGACTCAGCTGTATTCGATCGCAGTGGTGCTGATCGTGTCGGTAGTTGCATCTTTCGGTCGTAACACCCTGTCGCACATACCGGTCGCGGTACTGGGAGCGCTGGTCATCTATGCGGCGATCCGCATGATCGATGTTGCCGAGTATCGTCGCCTGGCCCGGTTCCGGCCCAGTGAGCTGGTGCTGGCGTGCGCAACCACTGTGGCGGTCCTCGGCCTCGGAGTGCTCAATGGCGTACTCGTCGCCGTCGGCCTGTCAATCCTGGATTTGCTGCGCCGCATCGCGCATGCGCATGACAGCGTCCTCGGATTCGTTCCCGGCCTGGCCGGCATGCATGACGTCGATGACTATCCAGATGCAGCGCCACTGCCCGGCCTGGTCGTCTACCGATACGATGCACCCCTGTGCTTCGCGAATGCTCAGGACTTCCTCAGCCGCGCGCTTGCCGCGGTGGATGAAACCGGTGGGCAGGTCGACTGGTTCATCTTGAACGCCGAAGCGAACGTGGAAGTTGACCTGACTGCACTCGACGCTCTTGATCGACTCCGCGAAGACCTGTCACAACGCGGGATCGTGTTTGGTATCGCACGTGTCAAGCAACATTTACGCGACGCTCTCGCGGCAGCTGGTCTACTCGCTCGGATCGGAGAGGACCGAATCTTCCCGACGTTGCCGACCGCGGTCGACGCCTTCAGGAACCGCTGA
- a CDS encoding Acg family FMN-binding oxidoreductase, which yields MSTTFPDRETIRAAMALATRAPSVHNTQPWRWRIGSHSVQLYAEEGLHLVHTDPDGRDLLISCGAALHHAAVALYALGWQPTIHRFPNPAEPNHLAAIEVVRCTPQQPEIALAAAIPRRRTDRRYYSGWPVALGDVALMTARAARLGIGLRRVNLNDVLVTALRQAVSQHVHDTEYLTELTTWSGRYASVAGVPARSTPTPDQGAAVPSRIFAGPMLSQPAGTAAADDNGLLLALGTSTDTPLDRLRAGEATSAVLLTATAQGLSTCPVTEALENPDCRKIVGTDVFGDELFPQMLIRVGWAPLNADPLPATPRRPLADVVSWLDDDAPFT from the coding sequence ATGTCCACCACGTTCCCCGACCGCGAGACCATTCGCGCAGCCATGGCGCTCGCAACGCGTGCGCCTTCGGTCCACAACACCCAGCCCTGGCGGTGGCGGATCGGCTCGCACAGCGTGCAACTGTACGCCGAGGAGGGACTGCATCTGGTGCACACCGATCCCGACGGCCGCGATCTGCTGATCAGTTGTGGTGCGGCACTGCATCACGCGGCGGTCGCCCTCTACGCGCTGGGCTGGCAACCGACCATCCACAGGTTCCCGAATCCTGCTGAGCCCAACCACCTCGCCGCGATCGAAGTCGTTCGGTGCACTCCACAACAACCCGAAATCGCGCTCGCCGCCGCGATTCCCCGGCGTCGCACCGACCGGCGTTACTACAGCGGATGGCCGGTTGCACTCGGAGACGTCGCCCTGATGACTGCCCGCGCCGCCCGCCTCGGTATCGGGCTGCGTCGGGTAAACCTCAATGACGTCTTGGTCACCGCACTGCGGCAAGCGGTTTCACAGCACGTTCACGACACCGAGTATCTCACCGAACTCACAACGTGGAGCGGGCGCTACGCCTCGGTGGCCGGCGTGCCCGCTCGCAGTACGCCGACACCCGACCAGGGAGCCGCTGTCCCCAGCCGTATTTTCGCCGGCCCCATGCTCAGCCAACCCGCGGGGACGGCCGCAGCGGACGACAACGGATTACTCTTGGCCCTCGGCACGTCAACGGACACTCCACTCGATCGGCTCCGGGCCGGTGAAGCCACCAGCGCAGTTCTGCTCACCGCGACCGCACAAGGACTGTCGACCTGCCCGGTCACCGAGGCATTGGAGAATCCTGATTGCCGGAAAATCGTCGGAACGGACGTTTTTGGTGACGAACTGTTCCCCCAGATGCTCATTCGCGTCGGCTGGGCGCCGCTGAATGCCGATCCGCTGCCCGCGACCCCGCGCCGGCCCCTGGCCGACGTGGTCTCGTGGCTCGACGACGATGCTCCATTCACGTGA
- a CDS encoding PPK2 family polyphosphate kinase — MKPTAPSSIEGQHLQPAATRVDGHPDWQALADAARVTPGSHVNLSRDHDPGRHTPGLARDSGESELAEAKALLLDLQDRFFAAAEHALVVVLQAIDAAGKDGTIKHVMSGLNPVGVDVYSFKEPTPIESAHDYLWRYHRVLPERGRIAVFNRSYYEAVLTTRVHPEVLEPPVASTELHHLWHRRFQEINEWERYLHDNGTVIVKLFLNLSKSEQKRRFLERLENPQKNWKFSVNDLAERAHWDDYQLAFQEMLTHTSTAWAPWYVVPADHKWFSHLTTSAVLVQSLRGMEPKYPALTDAARERLTAAKSTLDSEPG, encoded by the coding sequence ATGAAACCCACAGCACCGAGTTCCATTGAGGGTCAACACCTTCAGCCCGCGGCCACGCGCGTCGACGGTCACCCTGACTGGCAAGCCCTGGCCGACGCGGCAAGGGTCACTCCCGGTTCACACGTCAACCTCTCTCGAGACCACGACCCCGGACGACACACGCCCGGCCTGGCCAGAGACAGTGGTGAATCTGAGCTTGCGGAGGCGAAGGCGCTACTGCTGGATTTGCAAGATCGGTTCTTCGCCGCTGCTGAGCACGCGCTGGTCGTGGTACTCCAGGCGATCGACGCCGCGGGCAAGGACGGCACGATCAAGCACGTCATGAGCGGGCTCAACCCGGTTGGTGTCGACGTGTACAGCTTCAAGGAACCCACGCCCATCGAGTCTGCCCACGACTACCTGTGGCGCTATCACCGGGTGTTACCCGAGCGCGGGCGCATCGCGGTGTTCAACCGGTCCTATTACGAGGCGGTCTTGACGACCAGAGTGCACCCCGAAGTGCTGGAACCACCGGTCGCATCCACCGAACTCCATCACCTGTGGCACAGACGGTTTCAGGAAATCAACGAGTGGGAGCGCTACCTTCACGACAACGGGACGGTCATCGTGAAGCTCTTCCTCAATCTCTCGAAAAGCGAGCAGAAGCGCCGATTTCTGGAACGCCTGGAGAATCCGCAGAAGAACTGGAAGTTCTCGGTGAATGATCTGGCCGAGCGCGCGCACTGGGACGACTATCAACTCGCGTTCCAGGAAATGCTCACCCACACGAGCACCGCGTGGGCGCCGTGGTACGTCGTTCCTGCCGACCACAAATGGTTCAGTCACTTGACCACCTCAGCTGTGCTGGTGCAGTCGCTGCGTGGGATGGAGCCGAAGTACCCTGCCCTGACCGATGCCGCGAGAGAGCGCCTGACAGCGGCAAAGTCGACACTCGACAGCGAGCCCGGCTGA